From a single Mobula birostris isolate sMobBir1 chromosome 13, sMobBir1.hap1, whole genome shotgun sequence genomic region:
- the LOC140206778 gene encoding NACHT, LRR and PYD domains-containing protein 3-like isoform X2: MDTDLNSVISTFLSNCDDHQLYQLTSFYMERLEQAIEESVEGLGFMLMGKDHFTGREYHSVTKLAEKGNRAGASKLLLDLVMRKGSGARRVMWESFVKLHHHLPKLSRILDEIRERGDAQFAYMDTEWGLSEVPTHLKDVRQKHMETLRAQTETLRVNTILMREKVKIFQLVDRYAELMVISTLRYRRLVEHELLARGRDHEEWREKHLRRELEKIRTDQLFKRSFLQKLKSSFYGKKYGISAAVAGVPGIGKTTMVQKIVYDWATGKIYKQFHFVFSFKFRDLNSITCRINLKELILHQYPYFGNILREIWKNPERLLFIFDSLDEFKHRINFADSQGDTETQNTCTDPEFRCKVSDIVYSLIQHKLLPGCSVLVTTRPTVLHLLEEAEISVWAEILGFVGEERKEYFIRHFEDQTVAVAVFKHVEENEILYTMSYNPSYCWILALALGPFFTQRVRDPQRVPKTITQLYSYYIYNILKNHCLEIENPRDVLLRVGQMAFRGVSEKKVVFTDEDLINYNLRPSQFLSGFLMELLEREDSARCVVYTFPHLTIQEFVAALAQFLNPPSGNILKFLTEAHNTTDGRFEVFLRFVAGLSSPMTARGLEEFLGPFPHETTCRVIDWVKEEVKRQSGNTWSNAGKRSLLSTLHYLFESQNRGLAQDTLGSVETLSFSEMTLTPIDCAVLSHVIGLCDTIKQLDLVRCHIQCEGIQRLRPGLHKCQELRLGGNKLGDSGVKLVSEALRNPECKIQKLGLNNVGLTDSGAKDLTSALSTNRSLIELVLSDNELGDSGVKLVCMALGDPECKVQTLWLNNVSLTDSGAKHLTSTLSTNRSLTELVLNDNKLGESGVKLLSEALRNSDCKIQQLCLGGVSLTDNGAKDLTSALSTNQSLMVLNLESNLLTDLSVPALCRFVQALPTLEHIRLLRNQFSQAGEKKLRSLQESKSGLRVFL, from the exons atggacACAG ATCTGAACTCCGTTATCTCCACCTTCTTGTCGAATTGTGATGATCACCAACTGTACCAGTTGACGAGTTTCTACATGGAGCGACTGGAGCAGGCGATTGAAGAGAGTGTGGAGGGTCTCGGCTTCATGTTAATGGGCAAGGATCACTTCACGGGACGAGAGTATCAC AGCGTGACTAAGCTGGCGGAGAAGGGAAACCGAGCGGGCGCTTCCAAACTCCTCCTGGATCTGGTGATGAGGAAGGGCTCCGGGgcccggagggtgatgtgggaatcCTTCGTGAAACTACATCACCATTTACCGAAGCTGAGCAGAATATTGGATGAAATTCGGGAACGTG GTGATGCCCAGTTCGCCTACATGGACACAGAGTGGGGTTTATCTGAAGTGCCCACGCATCTGAAAG ATGTTCGACAGAAACATAtggagactctgcgggcacagactgaaacactgagagtgaacacgatcctgatgagggagaaggtgaagattttccagctggttgatcgatacgctgagctcatGGTCATTTCTACTCTTCGGtatcggagactggtggaacatgagctgctggcaagaggcagagaccacgaggagtggagagaaaaacatcTCCGCAGAGAACTGGAAAAAATCCGGACGGATCAGTTATTCAAGAGGAGTTTTCTTCAAAAATTGAAGAGTTCtttctatggaaagaaatatggGATTtcggcagcagtggccggagtcccagggatcgggaaaacaacaatggtacaaaagattgtttatgactgggccacgggGAAAATATACAAACAATTCCattttgtcttcagtttcaaattccgagATTTAAACTCCATTACCTGCAGAATAAACCTGAAAGAACTGATTCTGCATCAATATCCCTACTTTGGGAATATCCTGAGAGAGATCTGGAAGAACCCTGAGAGATTGTTGTTTATATTCGATAGTTTGGATGAATTCAAGCACAGAATCAATTTTGCTGACAGTCAGGGAGACACAGAAACTCAGAACACATGTACAGATCCTGAATTCCGGTGCaaggtgtctgacattgtgtacagtttaatccagcacaagctgctcccagggtgttcagtgctggtgaccacccgcCCCACTGTGTTACATTTATTGGAAGAGGCTGAGATCagtgtctgggctgaaatcctgggttttgttggtgaggaacggaaggaatatttcatcaggcattttgaagatcagacggtggcagtagctgttttcaaacacgtggaggagaacgagatcctgtacaccatgagctacaacccctcctactgctggatcctcgctctggcactgggccccttcttcacacaaagagtcagggacccgcagCGAGTACCCAAGACTATCACCCAACtatattcctactatatttacaacatcctgaaaaaccactgccttgagattgagaacccccgtgatgtgttactcagggttggtcagatggccttcagaggagtgtcTGAGAAGAAGGTTGTGTTTACAGATGAAGATTTAATCAACTATAATCTGCgaccttcccagttcctgtccggattcctgatggagcttttggagagagaggattctgcccggtgtgtggtgtacacattcccacacctcaccatccaagagtttgtagctgcacTCGCACAATTCCTGAATCCACCTTCTGGGaacatcctgaaattcctcactgagGCCCACAACACAACAGATGGGcgatttgaggtatttctccgttttgttgctggtctctcctccccaatgacagctcggggcctggaggagtttcttGGTCCATTCCCTCATGaaacaacctgccgggtgattgactgggtgaaggaggaggttaaacgTCAGAGTGGAAACACATGGAGTAATgctggtaaaaggagcctcctgagcacattgcactacctgtttgagtctcagaatcgtggactggctcaggACACGCTGGGATCAGTGGAGACACTTTCATTCAGTGAAATGACATTGACCCCAattgactgcgcggtcctgtctcatgtcattggactctgtgatacaataaaacaaCTTGACCTGGTTCGctgccacattcagtgtgaaggaatccagcgaCTGAGACCAgggctgcacaagtgccaggAGTTGAG ACTGGGgggtaataaactgggagattcaggagtgaaactggtgtctgaggctctgaggaacccggagtgtaaaatacagaaactggg GCTGAACAATGTCGGTCTTACAGATTCTGGTGCCAAGGATCTCacctccgctctcagtacaaacagATCACTTATAGAGCTTGTGCTGAGTGATaatgaactgggagattcaggagtgaaactggtctGCATGGCTCTTGGGGACCCAGAGTGTAAAGTACAAAcactgtg GCTGAACAATGTtagtctcacagattctggtgctaAGCATCTCACCTCCACTCTCAGTACAAACCGATCATTGACGGAGCTGGTCctgaatgataataaactgggCGAATCAGGAGTGAAGCTGCTGTCTGAGGCTCTGAGGAACTCAGACTGTAAAATACAGCAACTGTG cctaGGGGGTGTGAGTCTCACAGATAATGGTGCCAAGGATCTCACCTCCGCTTTGAGTACAAACCAGTCTCTGATGGTGTTGAACCTGGAGTCAAATTTGCTCACGGATCTCTCTGTCCCTGCTCTCTGCCGCTTTGTACAGGCCTTGCCGACTCTGGAACATATCCG ACTGCTGAGGAATCAGTTCAGTCAAGCTGGGGAGAAGAAACTGAGGTCTCTGCAGGAATCCAaatctggactgagagtgttccTGTGA
- the LOC140206778 gene encoding NACHT, LRR and PYD domains-containing protein 3-like isoform X1: MVDTDMVTQSVCSCAVLFHVLCHFTDLNSVISTFLSNCDDHQLYQLTSFYMERLEQAIEESVEGLGFMLMGKDHFTGREYHSVTKLAEKGNRAGASKLLLDLVMRKGSGARRVMWESFVKLHHHLPKLSRILDEIRERGDAQFAYMDTEWGLSEVPTHLKDVRQKHMETLRAQTETLRVNTILMREKVKIFQLVDRYAELMVISTLRYRRLVEHELLARGRDHEEWREKHLRRELEKIRTDQLFKRSFLQKLKSSFYGKKYGISAAVAGVPGIGKTTMVQKIVYDWATGKIYKQFHFVFSFKFRDLNSITCRINLKELILHQYPYFGNILREIWKNPERLLFIFDSLDEFKHRINFADSQGDTETQNTCTDPEFRCKVSDIVYSLIQHKLLPGCSVLVTTRPTVLHLLEEAEISVWAEILGFVGEERKEYFIRHFEDQTVAVAVFKHVEENEILYTMSYNPSYCWILALALGPFFTQRVRDPQRVPKTITQLYSYYIYNILKNHCLEIENPRDVLLRVGQMAFRGVSEKKVVFTDEDLINYNLRPSQFLSGFLMELLEREDSARCVVYTFPHLTIQEFVAALAQFLNPPSGNILKFLTEAHNTTDGRFEVFLRFVAGLSSPMTARGLEEFLGPFPHETTCRVIDWVKEEVKRQSGNTWSNAGKRSLLSTLHYLFESQNRGLAQDTLGSVETLSFSEMTLTPIDCAVLSHVIGLCDTIKQLDLVRCHIQCEGIQRLRPGLHKCQELRLGGNKLGDSGVKLVSEALRNPECKIQKLGLNNVGLTDSGAKDLTSALSTNRSLIELVLSDNELGDSGVKLVCMALGDPECKVQTLWLNNVSLTDSGAKHLTSTLSTNRSLTELVLNDNKLGESGVKLLSEALRNSDCKIQQLCLGGVSLTDNGAKDLTSALSTNQSLMVLNLESNLLTDLSVPALCRFVQALPTLEHIRLLRNQFSQAGEKKLRSLQESKSGLRVFL; this comes from the exons ATGGTCGACACAGACATGGTGACACAAAGtgtgtgttcctgtgctgtactattccatgttctatgtcaTTTCACAGATCTGAACTCCGTTATCTCCACCTTCTTGTCGAATTGTGATGATCACCAACTGTACCAGTTGACGAGTTTCTACATGGAGCGACTGGAGCAGGCGATTGAAGAGAGTGTGGAGGGTCTCGGCTTCATGTTAATGGGCAAGGATCACTTCACGGGACGAGAGTATCAC AGCGTGACTAAGCTGGCGGAGAAGGGAAACCGAGCGGGCGCTTCCAAACTCCTCCTGGATCTGGTGATGAGGAAGGGCTCCGGGgcccggagggtgatgtgggaatcCTTCGTGAAACTACATCACCATTTACCGAAGCTGAGCAGAATATTGGATGAAATTCGGGAACGTG GTGATGCCCAGTTCGCCTACATGGACACAGAGTGGGGTTTATCTGAAGTGCCCACGCATCTGAAAG ATGTTCGACAGAAACATAtggagactctgcgggcacagactgaaacactgagagtgaacacgatcctgatgagggagaaggtgaagattttccagctggttgatcgatacgctgagctcatGGTCATTTCTACTCTTCGGtatcggagactggtggaacatgagctgctggcaagaggcagagaccacgaggagtggagagaaaaacatcTCCGCAGAGAACTGGAAAAAATCCGGACGGATCAGTTATTCAAGAGGAGTTTTCTTCAAAAATTGAAGAGTTCtttctatggaaagaaatatggGATTtcggcagcagtggccggagtcccagggatcgggaaaacaacaatggtacaaaagattgtttatgactgggccacgggGAAAATATACAAACAATTCCattttgtcttcagtttcaaattccgagATTTAAACTCCATTACCTGCAGAATAAACCTGAAAGAACTGATTCTGCATCAATATCCCTACTTTGGGAATATCCTGAGAGAGATCTGGAAGAACCCTGAGAGATTGTTGTTTATATTCGATAGTTTGGATGAATTCAAGCACAGAATCAATTTTGCTGACAGTCAGGGAGACACAGAAACTCAGAACACATGTACAGATCCTGAATTCCGGTGCaaggtgtctgacattgtgtacagtttaatccagcacaagctgctcccagggtgttcagtgctggtgaccacccgcCCCACTGTGTTACATTTATTGGAAGAGGCTGAGATCagtgtctgggctgaaatcctgggttttgttggtgaggaacggaaggaatatttcatcaggcattttgaagatcagacggtggcagtagctgttttcaaacacgtggaggagaacgagatcctgtacaccatgagctacaacccctcctactgctggatcctcgctctggcactgggccccttcttcacacaaagagtcagggacccgcagCGAGTACCCAAGACTATCACCCAACtatattcctactatatttacaacatcctgaaaaaccactgccttgagattgagaacccccgtgatgtgttactcagggttggtcagatggccttcagaggagtgtcTGAGAAGAAGGTTGTGTTTACAGATGAAGATTTAATCAACTATAATCTGCgaccttcccagttcctgtccggattcctgatggagcttttggagagagaggattctgcccggtgtgtggtgtacacattcccacacctcaccatccaagagtttgtagctgcacTCGCACAATTCCTGAATCCACCTTCTGGGaacatcctgaaattcctcactgagGCCCACAACACAACAGATGGGcgatttgaggtatttctccgttttgttgctggtctctcctccccaatgacagctcggggcctggaggagtttcttGGTCCATTCCCTCATGaaacaacctgccgggtgattgactgggtgaaggaggaggttaaacgTCAGAGTGGAAACACATGGAGTAATgctggtaaaaggagcctcctgagcacattgcactacctgtttgagtctcagaatcgtggactggctcaggACACGCTGGGATCAGTGGAGACACTTTCATTCAGTGAAATGACATTGACCCCAattgactgcgcggtcctgtctcatgtcattggactctgtgatacaataaaacaaCTTGACCTGGTTCGctgccacattcagtgtgaaggaatccagcgaCTGAGACCAgggctgcacaagtgccaggAGTTGAG ACTGGGgggtaataaactgggagattcaggagtgaaactggtgtctgaggctctgaggaacccggagtgtaaaatacagaaactggg GCTGAACAATGTCGGTCTTACAGATTCTGGTGCCAAGGATCTCacctccgctctcagtacaaacagATCACTTATAGAGCTTGTGCTGAGTGATaatgaactgggagattcaggagtgaaactggtctGCATGGCTCTTGGGGACCCAGAGTGTAAAGTACAAAcactgtg GCTGAACAATGTtagtctcacagattctggtgctaAGCATCTCACCTCCACTCTCAGTACAAACCGATCATTGACGGAGCTGGTCctgaatgataataaactgggCGAATCAGGAGTGAAGCTGCTGTCTGAGGCTCTGAGGAACTCAGACTGTAAAATACAGCAACTGTG cctaGGGGGTGTGAGTCTCACAGATAATGGTGCCAAGGATCTCACCTCCGCTTTGAGTACAAACCAGTCTCTGATGGTGTTGAACCTGGAGTCAAATTTGCTCACGGATCTCTCTGTCCCTGCTCTCTGCCGCTTTGTACAGGCCTTGCCGACTCTGGAACATATCCG ACTGCTGAGGAATCAGTTCAGTCAAGCTGGGGAGAAGAAACTGAGGTCTCTGCAGGAATCCAaatctggactgagagtgttccTGTGA